In the Leptospiraceae bacterium genome, one interval contains:
- a CDS encoding amidohydrolase family protein, with protein sequence MLQDWEIYNAEIIGPKLIRKNQTIRIHKNRISEISENPSGKNFRLDLHGLSIYPGLINSYDHLLSSYLPRVGAGRPYLNWLAWDNDLKSSAVYTERQQLDTEELYLLGSYKNLISCVTTVMDHIPHFVQDPYIGRMPIRIISKFHLSHSACSYSLNWGEGVKKEYSEAVSNNLPYITGIAEGFDPESVDSLRLLEKENALGENSVLVHCLGLKNRDLEIIADKSASVVWCPNSNLFKFNKTLNVKKLLDLNVNLCLGTDTPMAGGLNIFEEIKTAREVYKNTFGEELNPKKIFRMLTTNPAKAFRIEKDCGEIEKGKFADLVILETKKSDPYENLCEADLSMVKLVIIDGKPVYGDMSLLPFFEEFGINTETISIQNTDKIIQGSPLSLLKSIQKAVGYKKDLAFLPIR encoded by the coding sequence ATGCTTCAAGATTGGGAAATATACAACGCAGAAATTATAGGACCAAAACTTATAAGAAAAAATCAAACTATCCGAATTCACAAAAATAGAATTTCAGAAATCTCTGAAAACCCATCTGGTAAAAATTTTCGATTAGATTTACACGGATTGAGTATTTATCCGGGATTGATTAATTCTTACGATCACTTACTTTCGTCTTACTTGCCTCGAGTTGGAGCAGGTCGTCCTTATCTTAATTGGCTTGCTTGGGACAATGATTTAAAATCTTCCGCAGTCTATACCGAAAGACAACAACTTGATACTGAAGAGCTGTATCTGTTGGGTTCTTACAAAAATTTAATCTCCTGTGTTACGACTGTTATGGATCACATTCCCCATTTTGTTCAAGATCCATATATCGGAAGAATGCCAATCCGAATTATCAGTAAATTTCATCTATCGCATAGTGCATGTAGTTATAGTTTGAATTGGGGGGAGGGCGTTAAAAAAGAATATTCCGAAGCCGTATCCAATAACCTGCCTTATATCACTGGAATTGCAGAAGGGTTTGATCCTGAATCCGTTGATTCCTTGAGACTTTTGGAAAAAGAAAATGCACTTGGTGAAAATTCAGTTTTAGTTCACTGTCTTGGTCTAAAAAATAGGGACTTAGAAATTATAGCAGATAAAAGCGCATCTGTTGTATGGTGTCCAAACTCTAATTTATTCAAATTCAACAAAACTTTAAATGTAAAGAAATTACTCGACTTAAATGTAAATCTTTGTCTTGGGACAGATACTCCTATGGCTGGGGGATTGAATATTTTTGAAGAGATAAAAACTGCAAGAGAAGTCTATAAAAACACATTTGGAGAAGAATTAAATCCAAAGAAGATATTTAGAATGCTCACTACAAATCCTGCAAAAGCATTCAGGATAGAAAAAGATTGCGGAGAAATAGAGAAAGGCAAGTTTGCCGATCTTGTCATTCTGGAAACTAAAAAAAGTGACCCTTATGAAAATCTATGTGAAGCAGACTTAAGTATGGTAAAATTGGTAATTATAGATGGAAAGCCTGTGTATGGAGATATGTCTTTGCTGCCTTTTTTTGAAGAATTTGGCATAAATACGGAAACAATTTCCATACAAAATACAGATAAAATTATACAGGGGTCACCTCTTTCTTTATTAAAATCAATTCAAAAAGCAGTGGGATACAAAAAGGATTTGGCATTTTTGCCTATCCGATAA
- a CDS encoding tetratricopeptide repeat protein, producing MAGPTLRTYKGGSIVYFEKDKSEDIYVLQSGRVILTYSTVDNKHEIKEDVRIGEFFGVKSSLGHYPREETAQVIGGAVVLVFKPAEFESFVMNKTHLILKMLKVFSSQLRQIHRQVRELLGQGDAKMPAYELMNVAEVFYKSNNLDYAIYAFERYLAHYPQGKYSGRATELLSLARKGSAYPFNMPELVYEVDKSHNSQNDLEHILNTPAEVPKPKGSEDLSISALFNKAHTYAKAGKNSEAAEIFKSLTSRIDIKNPTEKRDQENAHFHLGECYFHLNQFDTAFSTLSNYVRNFPRGEMIKESIFTLAKISEAQSDNAKAAMLYGKVASMAPNDDMTAQALKKVKELKT from the coding sequence TTGGCAGGACCTACCTTAAGAACATACAAAGGCGGATCAATTGTTTATTTTGAAAAAGATAAATCGGAAGATATTTATGTACTCCAGAGTGGTCGAGTCATCCTTACTTATTCTACTGTAGATAACAAACACGAAATCAAAGAAGACGTTCGTATAGGTGAGTTTTTTGGAGTAAAATCTTCTCTTGGGCATTACCCAAGAGAAGAAACTGCTCAAGTGATTGGTGGTGCGGTAGTATTAGTTTTTAAACCCGCAGAGTTTGAGAGTTTTGTAATGAACAAAACGCATCTGATTTTAAAAATGTTAAAAGTTTTTTCAAGTCAGCTTCGCCAAATCCACAGACAAGTTCGAGAGCTATTAGGCCAAGGCGATGCAAAGATGCCTGCTTATGAGCTAATGAATGTAGCAGAGGTTTTTTACAAAAGTAATAATTTAGATTATGCGATCTACGCTTTTGAGAGATATTTGGCTCACTACCCCCAAGGAAAATATTCAGGAAGAGCAACTGAGCTTTTATCTCTCGCAAGAAAAGGATCTGCGTATCCGTTCAATATGCCTGAATTAGTGTATGAAGTGGATAAGTCTCATAATTCTCAAAACGACCTCGAGCATATACTAAATACTCCTGCTGAAGTTCCAAAACCAAAAGGGAGCGAAGATCTGTCTATATCGGCTCTATTTAACAAAGCACACACTTACGCAAAGGCCGGTAAGAATAGCGAGGCTGCCGAAATTTTTAAATCTCTTACTTCCCGGATAGATATAAAAAATCCCACTGAAAAGCGTGATCAAGAAAACGCCCATTTTCATCTTGGAGAGTGCTATTTTCATTTGAATCAATTTGACACTGCGTTTAGCACTCTTTCTAATTATGTTAGAAATTTCCCAAGAGGAGAGATGATCAAAGAATCGATTTTTACTCTTGCAAAAATTTCAGAAGCCCAATCCGATAACGCCAAGGCTGCAATGCTCTACGGAAAAGTTGCGTCTATGGCACCCAATGATGATATGACAGCTCAAGCTTTAAAAAAAGTTAAAGAGCTGAAAACCTGA
- a CDS encoding Crp/Fnr family transcriptional regulator — translation MALMLEAMFEKFGKVFQPNEMIFCEYEPGNDFYLIQEGKVKITKTVGASIKTLDILQDGDIFGEMAILEEQPRSATATAMTEVRALNFNRANFELLMTKNPQLALKLLTIFSTRIYDAKRRLMILLMDDIQGKVADVFVMLAEKEQHGVNYKEVVLNLTVDDVASWCGQPVGEVQKVINQFVKSGKIELYADRIVLNNINDFQRIVTQKRKPM, via the coding sequence ATGGCGTTAATGCTTGAAGCAATGTTTGAAAAATTCGGAAAAGTCTTTCAACCCAATGAAATGATTTTTTGTGAGTATGAACCCGGAAATGATTTTTATCTAATTCAAGAAGGCAAAGTGAAAATCACAAAAACTGTGGGTGCCTCCATTAAGACTTTGGATATTTTACAAGATGGCGATATTTTTGGAGAAATGGCAATACTCGAAGAGCAACCTCGTTCTGCCACTGCAACTGCAATGACTGAAGTTCGGGCTTTAAATTTTAATAGAGCCAATTTTGAGTTGCTAATGACTAAAAATCCACAGCTTGCATTAAAACTACTTACGATTTTTTCAACTAGAATCTACGATGCAAAAAGAAGGTTAATGATACTTCTCATGGACGATATTCAAGGAAAGGTCGCGGATGTTTTTGTAATGTTAGCCGAAAAAGAACAACATGGAGTAAACTACAAAGAAGTAGTGTTGAATCTTACTGTGGACGACGTAGCAAGTTGGTGTGGGCAGCCTGTAGGTGAAGTTCAAAAAGTAATTAATCAATTTGTAAAAAGCGGAAAAATCGAGTTGTATGCAGATAGAATCGTTCTCAACAATATAAATGACTTCCAGAGAATAGTTACTCAAAAACGAAAACCGATGTAA
- a CDS encoding HAMP domain-containing histidine kinase, producing MVFHQKEWPYFFGVILANVFILLSLSFYNISICKLIGKKVSYLLNFFPVAALFISYLFMEGTELLFLRIIIFSVAAAWILFKTGFNLVYQNYEYKNYHFLATGYLAFFTVFANIFRVAMTLYFPENFKVLIDAGNSAIFFLLLMLLLKTSFNIAYILILSSVALHDLKIVKEELEKSNSSKDKFFSIISHDMKNLFSGLLWLSNNLKTKIQEKKFNPETDYIRIETLNEVIQRQFSLLENLLLWASAQTNRIDLSPEVIDLSKLSNDIVSLYKEIADEKEIIIQSDLSKSNFVYADKEMVSTVIRNIVNNAIKFTPKSGTIKLYYSAHPEKDSVQLIVEDSGLGMTEENLNKLFKMDEKLTTKGTNNEIGTGLGLLVCSEFIKKNGGYINVESKEGIGSKFKITLRSTDQKNSKLA from the coding sequence TTGGTTTTTCACCAGAAGGAATGGCCGTATTTTTTTGGGGTTATTCTTGCAAATGTATTCATACTCCTCTCTTTATCTTTTTATAATATCAGTATTTGTAAACTAATTGGTAAAAAAGTAAGCTATCTCTTAAATTTTTTTCCGGTCGCAGCCTTATTTATTTCCTATCTGTTTATGGAGGGAACCGAGCTACTCTTTTTAAGAATCATTATTTTTTCTGTCGCGGCTGCGTGGATTCTTTTTAAAACTGGGTTTAACTTAGTCTATCAAAACTACGAATACAAAAATTACCACTTTCTGGCTACGGGTTATTTAGCCTTTTTCACTGTATTTGCAAATATTTTCAGAGTAGCCATGACTTTATATTTTCCTGAAAATTTCAAAGTCTTAATCGATGCCGGAAACAGCGCTATATTTTTTCTATTGTTGATGTTACTTTTAAAGACCAGTTTTAATATTGCCTATATTTTGATTTTATCTTCTGTTGCACTTCACGACTTAAAAATAGTCAAGGAAGAATTAGAAAAGTCGAACTCTTCCAAAGACAAGTTCTTCTCAATAATCTCTCACGACATGAAAAATCTTTTCTCCGGTTTACTTTGGCTTTCTAATAATTTAAAAACAAAAATTCAAGAAAAGAAATTCAACCCTGAGACAGACTACATCAGAATAGAAACATTAAATGAGGTAATTCAAAGACAATTCTCTCTACTTGAAAACCTTTTGCTTTGGGCTAGTGCACAAACTAACAGGATCGACTTATCCCCGGAGGTAATAGATTTGAGCAAATTGTCCAACGATATAGTTTCCCTATACAAGGAAATTGCAGACGAGAAGGAAATCATTATTCAATCAGATTTAAGCAAATCTAATTTTGTGTATGCAGACAAGGAAATGGTTTCCACAGTGATAAGAAATATCGTGAACAATGCGATTAAGTTTACTCCAAAGTCAGGCACAATCAAACTTTACTACTCAGCCCATCCTGAAAAAGACTCGGTACAGTTGATAGTGGAAGATAGTGGACTTGGAATGACGGAAGAAAATCTAAATAAACTATTTAAAATGGATGAAAAATTGACAACGAAAGGCACAAACAACGAAATTGGAACTGGTCTTGGGCTTTTAGTTTGTAGTGAATTTATCAAGAAAAATGGAGGCTATATAAATGTAGAAAGCAAGGAAGGAATAGGCAGTAAATTTAAAATTACCCTAAGATCGACAGATCAAAAGAATTCCAAACTTGCTTAA
- a CDS encoding UDP-N-acetylmuramate--alanine ligase: protein MKIFLIGIGGIAMGNLAYMLKKIGHEVSGSDTELYPPMSEKLQEWGVKTKKGYSPENINGSDLIIVGNAISRGNPEVEEMLNSGMEYMSMPEAIGEFFLKGKKVIVVSGTHGKTTTTFLIHHILKEIGLSPGLFVGGIRQDGHAGFEIGEGDYFVIEGDEYDSAFFDKSSKFLHYRPTYLVMTSLDFDHADIFPNIDAIKSMFIRLINLVPSKGKIFYWKNSKNLTEITKPVKLIPVSPYSINSASSILSYKKGKLILNKTKSEIETSLIGSHNYNNAEVAVNVCNEIAPEKFSEIVSALSNFSGVKRRQEILYKSSHSIFIEDFAHHPVAIQETIKAVKEKFPGFKIISLFEPRSATSHRNVFQKEFSECFIRSSFVFITEIFNLKKVSSDMRLDVKKIIRKLPKHSKTGSVYCKNPADLLLQFKKIIPVYATQKILVLAMSNGAFGGIYKPLCEMLVERDRKFSL, encoded by the coding sequence TTGAAAATTTTTCTTATCGGAATTGGCGGAATAGCTATGGGGAACCTCGCCTACATGCTCAAAAAAATCGGACATGAGGTCAGTGGCTCCGATACAGAATTGTATCCACCCATGTCTGAAAAATTACAAGAATGGGGTGTAAAGACTAAAAAAGGTTATTCACCTGAAAATATAAATGGTTCTGACCTAATCATCGTAGGGAACGCTATTTCCAGAGGAAATCCCGAAGTTGAAGAAATGCTAAACTCCGGTATGGAATATATGAGTATGCCCGAAGCAATAGGAGAATTTTTTCTAAAAGGAAAAAAGGTAATTGTAGTGTCCGGCACCCACGGTAAGACGACTACTACTTTTTTGATTCACCATATACTTAAAGAAATCGGTCTTTCTCCCGGATTATTTGTAGGAGGAATACGCCAAGACGGACACGCCGGATTTGAAATAGGAGAAGGGGATTATTTTGTAATCGAAGGAGACGAATACGATTCAGCTTTTTTTGACAAGTCTTCCAAGTTTTTACACTACCGTCCCACTTACTTAGTTATGACTTCTTTGGACTTTGATCATGCAGATATTTTTCCGAATATAGATGCAATCAAATCTATGTTCATAAGGCTTATAAATTTAGTTCCGTCCAAGGGAAAGATATTCTATTGGAAAAATTCTAAGAATTTAACTGAAATCACGAAACCTGTCAAACTAATCCCAGTAAGTCCGTATTCTATAAATTCTGCAAGTTCTATCTTGTCCTATAAAAAAGGAAAACTGATTCTAAACAAAACGAAATCAGAAATCGAAACAAGTCTAATAGGCTCCCACAATTACAATAACGCAGAGGTAGCGGTTAACGTATGCAATGAAATTGCTCCCGAAAAATTTTCTGAGATTGTATCTGCATTATCTAATTTTTCGGGTGTGAAAAGAAGGCAAGAGATTTTATATAAGTCGAGTCATTCTATTTTCATAGAAGATTTTGCACACCATCCGGTAGCAATTCAAGAAACTATAAAAGCAGTAAAAGAAAAATTTCCCGGTTTTAAAATTATTAGCCTATTTGAGCCGAGAAGTGCGACCTCTCACAGAAATGTATTTCAAAAAGAATTTTCAGAATGTTTTATTAGATCGAGTTTTGTATTTATAACAGAAATTTTCAATCTGAAAAAAGTTTCATCCGATATGCGTCTCGATGTTAAAAAAATTATTCGTAAATTACCTAAGCATTCCAAAACAGGAAGTGTTTACTGCAAAAATCCGGCAGACCTTTTACTTCAATTTAAAAAAATTATTCCCGTTTATGCCACACAAAAAATATTAGTTCTTGCTATGTCAAACGGAGCTTTTGGAGGAATTTATAAACCTCTTTGTGAAATGCTCGTCGAACGAGATAGAAAATTTTCATTATGA
- the pheS gene encoding phenylalanine--tRNA ligase subunit alpha, with translation MNLENEILKIIQEGSEALTSTKTELELEDIKSTFIGKKGKLTSVLKNLANLSIEDKKKIGQMANDAKEKLESLISNQRFKLKETYYAENLKNEFYDRLRPLKNTDFGTIHPVSKIQYEIEDIFTSMGFQIMDGPEVESDYNNFEALNFTSDHPARDMQDTFYVSGGKLLRTHTSAIQVRTLRTLKPPFKIIAPGRVFRYEEVDASHENTFYQIEGMVVGKDISVSNLIYTMSVLLSEIFQREVKVRLRPGYFPFVEPGFELDIACMVCEGKGCSVCKQSGWLELLPCGLVHPNVLQFAGLDPKDWTGFAFGLGLDRLVMMRYAIHDIRYIHSGNLRFLKQFIS, from the coding sequence ATGAACTTAGAAAACGAAATACTAAAAATTATTCAAGAAGGAAGTGAGGCTCTTACTTCTACAAAAACTGAGCTTGAATTAGAAGATATTAAGTCAACATTTATCGGCAAAAAAGGCAAGCTCACGTCCGTGCTGAAAAATTTAGCAAACCTGTCTATAGAAGATAAAAAAAAAATTGGACAGATGGCAAACGACGCTAAAGAAAAATTAGAATCACTCATCTCAAACCAAAGATTTAAACTAAAAGAAACCTACTACGCTGAAAATTTAAAAAACGAATTCTATGATAGACTCCGACCGTTAAAAAATACGGACTTCGGTACGATCCACCCTGTCAGTAAGATTCAATACGAGATCGAAGATATTTTTACTTCGATGGGTTTTCAAATCATGGACGGTCCGGAAGTAGAGTCAGATTATAACAACTTTGAAGCATTGAATTTTACCTCGGATCACCCCGCAAGAGATATGCAAGACACATTCTATGTTTCGGGTGGGAAATTACTCAGAACCCACACCTCTGCGATTCAAGTAAGAACTCTAAGAACTCTTAAACCACCATTCAAAATCATTGCACCCGGCAGAGTTTTCCGCTATGAAGAAGTGGATGCCTCCCACGAAAATACTTTCTATCAAATAGAAGGAATGGTAGTAGGGAAGGATATTTCTGTTTCCAATTTAATCTATACAATGAGTGTTCTGCTTTCTGAAATATTTCAAAGAGAAGTAAAAGTCAGACTTCGACCCGGGTATTTCCCTTTTGTGGAGCCTGGTTTTGAGTTAGATATTGCTTGCATGGTCTGCGAAGGAAAGGGCTGCTCTGTTTGCAAACAATCCGGTTGGCTTGAGCTACTGCCTTGTGGTTTAGTCCACCCAAACGTATTGCAGTTTGCAGGGCTTGACCCCAAGGACTGGACAGGCTTTGCTTTTGGTCTTGGATTAGACAGACTTGTAATGATGCGTTATGCGATACACGACATACGTTATATACATTCAGGAAATCTTAGATTTCTAAAACAATTTATTTCGTAA
- the pheT gene encoding phenylalanine--tRNA ligase subunit beta codes for MKLSWDWLNEFLNLDSIEKKLVLEKINTSICEIDKVENFLPHLNTIIAVRLELVEKHPNADKLFVCEAYNGKEKFQIVTGAQNVKKGDIVPLALPGTVILEKEIQPGTLKNIESFGMFCSEKELGFSDESEGIFILSPSTKLGISMSEYFQLEDTILTIDNKSITHRPDLWSHFGFARELSSQLNLPLKKNPFDEEFSFQKTFQSNTIENKNAHSYYSCIVKNILIKESIDKIKTRLEKCGNRSINNVVDVSNYIMLEMGQPTHFFDNSKLKNSTVEVSFSKKGESISLLDGTSRELEENILIIRNENTPVAIAGVMGGLESSVTDTTSELLLESAVFKREDIRHSSKKMNIRSDAAIRYEKGLDASTSLPVLKRCLKLLQENGCPNLQASLPAGYNNESEKSTYIEISFEFIQKKLGICLSENEIQNILIRLGFNHERKGQTLKVKVPFYRQNYDVTIPEDLIEEIGRTIGYSNIPKTPVTFEVVPVHKNLSRETEKKIKEILSQSEDFNEVFNYSFASETDTNFEENSSEKIKIQNPMPEEFQYLRTSIYPSILKNLTNNEDRFESARIFEFGRTYHLEKNNETTENKFFGLGAFLNQKSTEKNLYTFEKELLSFRKVFELVLCRLNITKFQITPLVINYFHPNSSVQFLYDGIKICESGILHPRWKDNYDIKKNILIGKIHFDEILKILKNTKSNFQFSPPSIFPGDNLDISILMPKSFGTEIYSRLVLEKQIPEIESIWVHDIFTGGNLDEKSKSVTYRVSLLTYEKTFTQEKIRDIQEALINLAKANGFTVK; via the coding sequence TTGAAACTTTCTTGGGATTGGTTAAACGAATTTCTAAATTTAGATTCTATTGAAAAAAAATTAGTATTAGAGAAAATTAATACTTCAATTTGTGAAATAGACAAAGTAGAAAATTTTCTACCCCACTTAAATACTATCATTGCAGTCAGGCTTGAGTTGGTAGAAAAGCACCCGAATGCAGATAAATTATTTGTATGCGAAGCCTACAACGGAAAAGAAAAATTTCAAATCGTAACCGGCGCACAAAATGTAAAAAAAGGGGATATTGTTCCGCTCGCACTACCGGGGACTGTAATCTTAGAAAAAGAAATTCAACCCGGCACCTTAAAAAATATCGAGAGCTTTGGTATGTTTTGCAGCGAAAAAGAACTTGGGTTTTCAGATGAAAGTGAAGGAATTTTTATATTAAGCCCGTCCACCAAACTCGGAATTTCAATGTCGGAATATTTTCAATTAGAAGATACAATTCTAACTATTGATAATAAGTCTATCACACACAGACCCGATTTGTGGAGTCATTTTGGGTTTGCAAGAGAGCTTTCATCACAGCTAAATCTCCCCTTAAAGAAAAATCCATTCGACGAGGAATTTAGTTTTCAAAAAACTTTTCAGTCCAATACAATCGAAAATAAGAATGCACACTCTTACTATTCCTGTATCGTTAAAAATATTCTAATAAAAGAGTCTATAGACAAGATCAAAACTCGTCTGGAAAAATGCGGGAATAGATCAATAAACAACGTAGTAGATGTCTCCAATTATATTATGCTCGAAATGGGTCAACCGACTCACTTCTTCGATAATTCTAAACTAAAAAATTCTACAGTGGAAGTTTCTTTTTCCAAAAAAGGAGAATCTATCTCACTCTTAGATGGAACTTCAAGAGAGTTAGAAGAAAATATTCTAATCATTAGAAATGAAAACACACCTGTTGCAATCGCTGGTGTAATGGGAGGATTAGAGTCCTCGGTTACTGACACTACAAGTGAGTTACTCCTTGAATCAGCAGTTTTCAAAAGGGAAGACATACGACACTCTTCCAAAAAAATGAACATTCGCTCTGATGCAGCCATACGTTATGAGAAAGGGCTTGATGCTTCCACATCACTTCCTGTATTAAAGAGATGCTTGAAATTATTGCAAGAAAATGGTTGTCCAAATTTACAAGCAAGCCTTCCTGCCGGGTATAATAACGAATCAGAAAAATCTACCTACATAGAAATATCCTTTGAGTTTATCCAAAAAAAATTAGGGATTTGTTTAAGTGAAAATGAAATACAAAATATTCTCATTCGATTGGGATTTAACCATGAGAGAAAAGGGCAAACATTAAAAGTAAAAGTTCCTTTCTACAGACAAAACTACGACGTTACTATCCCTGAAGACCTTATTGAAGAAATCGGAAGAACAATCGGTTACTCGAATATCCCTAAAACCCCCGTGACCTTTGAGGTAGTGCCAGTTCATAAAAATTTATCCAGAGAGACAGAGAAGAAAATAAAAGAAATCTTAAGTCAAAGTGAAGATTTTAATGAAGTGTTCAACTATTCTTTTGCGTCTGAAACAGATACAAATTTTGAAGAAAATTCTAGTGAAAAAATTAAAATCCAAAATCCAATGCCTGAAGAATTTCAATATTTAAGAACATCTATCTATCCGTCGATTTTGAAAAATTTAACAAATAACGAGGACAGGTTTGAATCGGCAAGAATTTTTGAATTCGGCAGAACGTACCACTTAGAAAAAAATAATGAAACTACAGAAAATAAATTTTTTGGTTTGGGAGCTTTTCTAAATCAGAAGAGTACGGAAAAAAATTTATATACTTTTGAAAAAGAGCTTTTGAGTTTCAGAAAAGTTTTTGAGTTAGTTCTATGTCGGTTGAATATTACAAAGTTTCAAATTACACCTTTGGTTATAAACTATTTTCATCCAAATTCATCTGTTCAATTTTTGTATGATGGAATCAAAATCTGCGAGTCAGGAATTTTGCATCCAAGATGGAAAGATAACTACGATATAAAAAAAAATATCTTAATAGGGAAAATACACTTTGATGAAATTCTAAAGATTTTAAAAAATACAAAATCCAATTTTCAGTTTTCTCCTCCTTCTATTTTTCCCGGAGACAATTTAGATATTTCAATTTTAATGCCAAAATCTTTTGGAACGGAAATATATTCAAGGTTAGTATTAGAAAAACAAATTCCTGAAATAGAAAGTATATGGGTTCACGATATTTTTACCGGTGGAAATCTTGACGAAAAAAGTAAGTCAGTCACTTATAGAGTGTCTCTTCTCACTTACGAAAAAACATTTACCCAAGAGAAAATCAGAGACATACAGGAAGCCTTAATCAATTTAGCTAAGGCAAACGGTTTCACGGTAAAATAA
- a CDS encoding glycosyltransferase family 39 protein, which yields MVIVFILLISILRFVYAVGLDVLPDEAYYWEWSRNLDYSYYDQGPGVGFYIRIFTAIFGNTIFALKFATIFASAVSMWIAYLIGNYLEFTKKKQYLLFSVFLFIPAFFSGSLVIMHDTCLILFWVLALYFSIRYIYKKRNLDLYLTFISLGLGFLSKHTMVFFAISLILWLIVSPKEYSLLKNVHFYFSLALAFLIISPMVFWNTQNNWDNVDAIIHLRSSGGKEYEGSNMDSFVAGQLVTLSPIWFVGIVFISITGIYFWIVEKENKWDFWNSLDGIDSARKLLVINAAILPLFFFYLSSKKMVQANWTFPSYPAIILLMISFVGTKKTKSGTVFDKLVYAGFALAILIDAFFLFPGAVGKTLNLKNYSIPNPVERYKGYKEAVTEIQNFKNLKHPDSILIANRYQDAAIASWYIKNQPFVQSLNILQKNQYTYWSKMEKGKDYLLFYIQENTCEKSFVFFQPLLESMFEEVIEYPEKEIVMDGMSVKRYQIWYGKNYKQDWATTFFSPLNNQIIFLHSQGLIGEESKGNSKSQKRLIEAVQSYLLGKGEINCSVF from the coding sequence ATGGTTATAGTATTTATATTATTGATTTCGATTTTACGATTCGTGTATGCGGTTGGACTGGACGTATTACCAGACGAAGCATACTATTGGGAATGGTCGAGAAATTTAGACTATTCATACTATGACCAAGGGCCGGGTGTAGGATTTTATATCAGAATATTTACAGCAATTTTTGGTAATACTATTTTTGCATTGAAGTTTGCTACGATATTTGCATCAGCAGTGAGTATGTGGATAGCGTATTTGATCGGAAATTATTTAGAGTTTACTAAAAAAAAACAATATTTGCTCTTTAGTGTATTTTTGTTTATACCTGCTTTTTTTTCAGGCTCTCTTGTAATTATGCACGATACTTGTTTGATTCTTTTTTGGGTGCTGGCTCTGTACTTTTCTATACGCTATATTTACAAAAAGAGAAATTTAGACTTATATCTCACTTTTATTTCTCTTGGACTTGGCTTTTTAAGTAAACACACAATGGTATTTTTTGCGATTAGTTTGATCCTCTGGCTTATAGTTTCTCCAAAGGAATATTCCCTATTAAAGAATGTTCATTTTTATTTTTCGCTTGCACTTGCTTTCTTGATTATTTCTCCGATGGTGTTTTGGAATACTCAAAACAATTGGGACAATGTAGATGCGATTATTCATTTACGTTCCTCTGGAGGAAAAGAATACGAAGGCTCGAATATGGATAGTTTCGTCGCCGGTCAATTGGTGACTCTTTCTCCAATCTGGTTTGTAGGAATAGTTTTTATTTCTATAACAGGGATTTACTTTTGGATAGTAGAGAAAGAGAATAAGTGGGATTTTTGGAATTCATTGGATGGCATAGATTCAGCCAGAAAATTATTGGTGATAAATGCTGCGATTCTACCTCTATTTTTTTTCTATTTGTCCTCAAAAAAAATGGTTCAAGCAAACTGGACATTTCCTTCTTACCCTGCAATCATTCTATTGATGATTTCTTTTGTCGGTACCAAGAAAACAAAATCAGGAACAGTGTTTGATAAATTAGTATATGCAGGGTTTGCACTTGCAATTTTAATAGATGCGTTTTTTCTTTTTCCGGGTGCAGTAGGGAAAACTTTGAATTTAAAAAATTATTCTATTCCAAATCCTGTAGAAAGATACAAGGGGTATAAGGAGGCAGTTACAGAAATTCAAAATTTCAAAAACTTAAAACACCCAGACAGTATATTAATCGCCAACCGTTATCAAGACGCTGCAATTGCTTCTTGGTATATAAAAAATCAGCCGTTTGTTCAGTCATTGAATATTTTACAAAAAAACCAATACACCTACTGGAGCAAAATGGAAAAAGGGAAGGACTATCTTCTTTTTTACATCCAAGAAAATACTTGCGAAAAGTCTTTTGTATTTTTTCAACCTCTACTCGAATCTATGTTTGAGGAAGTTATAGAATATCCCGAAAAAGAAATCGTTATGGATGGCATGTCCGTGAAACGGTATCAGATATGGTATGGTAAAAATTACAAACAGGATTGGGCGACTACTTTTTTTTCTCCATTGAATAACCAAATTATTTTTTTGCATAGCCAGGGTCTTATCGGTGAAGAATCAAAGGGAAACTCTAAATCTCAAAAAAGACTTATCGAGGCAGTGCAAAGTTATCTTTTGGGAAAAGGAGAAATCAATTGCTCCGTATTTTAA